The following are encoded together in the Macadamia integrifolia cultivar HAES 741 chromosome 10, SCU_Mint_v3, whole genome shotgun sequence genome:
- the LOC122090856 gene encoding pentatricopeptide repeat-containing protein At3g04760, chloroplastic-like, giving the protein MAVFSNKIFTQLVSIGTHMKPTSYTHQSCLISCRNHIPHHPRTRKLLRIRVSTETRATHSQSPDFEESRLVKLLNRSCKAGKYSESLYFLECMVSKGYKPYVILCTKLIQGFFNSRNVKKALRVMEILESHGEPDVFAYNAVISGFCKLNRIDSATKVLDHMRTRGCSPDVVTYNILIGSFCSRGKLGLALRVLDQLLKDNCCPNVITYTILIDATIAEGGVNDAMKLLNEIMSKGLQPDMYTYNAIIRGMCKEGMVDRAFEFVKNLPSQGCEPDVISYNILLRAFLNQGRWDDAERLMAEMLSRGCDPNVVTYSILISSFCHEGKVEQAIDMLKVMIARGFIPDTYSYDPLISTFCKDGRLDLALGVLEYMISNGCSPDVVNYNTILAALCKSGSADQALEIFEKLIKTGCPSNVSTYNTMISGLWSRGDRLKALGLVSQMVSEGIDPDGITYNTLISYLCRDGMVNEAIGLLRDMEDAGFLPTVISYNTVLLGLCKVHKIHKAIDILAEMVEKGCKPNENSYILLIEGMGYAGWRTEALELANVLLDREFISKYAFRRLNRIFPMLYVYKELTNF; this is encoded by the coding sequence ATGGCGGTTTTCTCTAACAAAATCTTCACTCAACTCGTTTCTATTGGTACCCACATGAAACCCACTTCCTATACTCATCAAAGTTGCTTGATTAGTTGCAGAAACCATATCCCTCACCACCCCAGAACCAGAAAACTATTGAGGATTAGGGTTTCTACCGAAACTAGGGCTACCCATTCCCAGTCTCCTGATTTTGAAGAGAGCCGTCTCGTGAAACTCTTGAACAGATCCTGCAAAGCAGGAAAATACAGTGAATCGCTTTATTTTCTTGAGTGTATGGTAAGTAAGGGTTACAAACCATATGTAATTCTCTGCACAAAGCTTATACAAGGTTTTTTCAATTCGAGAAATGTTAAAAAAGCATTGAGGGTTATGGAGATCTTGGAATCTCATGGAGAGCCTGATGTGTTTGCTTATAATGCGGTGATCAGTGGGTTTTGTAAGCTGAACCGCATCGATTCTGCTACTAAAGTCTTGGACCATATGAGAACCCGAGGTTGTTCCCCTGATGTAGTCACATATAATATATTGATAGGGAGTTTCTGTAGCAGAGGGAAGCTTGGATTAGCTCTCAGAGTCTTGGATCAGTTATTGAAGGATAACTGTTGCCCAAATGTGATTACTTATACTATCCTGATTGACGCAACCATCGCTGAAGGTGGTGTAAATGATGCAATGAAGCTTCTCAATGAGATTATGTCCAAAGGGCTTCAACCTGATATGTATACTTATAATGCCATCATTAGGGGAATGTGCAAGGAAGGGATGGTGGATCGAGCTTTTGAGTTTGTTAAGAATTTGCCCTCTCAGGGTTGTGAACCAGATGTGATCTCTTACAATATCTTGTTAAGGGCATTCTTAAACCAGGGGAGATGGGATGATGCAGAGAGACTAATGGCTGAGATGCTTTCAAGGGGTTGTGATCCGAATGTTGTAACCTATAGTATCTTGATCAGCTCATTCTGTCACGAGGGGAAGGTTGAGCAGGCAATTGACATGTTGAAAGTTATGATAGCAAGGGGATTCATTCCTGATACTTACAGTTATGATCCATTGATTTCCACCTTCTGCAAAGACGGGAGGTTGGATTTGGCACTTGGGGTCTTGGAGTACATGATCTCCAATGGCTGTTCCCCTGATGTTGTGAACTATAACACAATATTGGCTGCTCTCTGTAAAAGTGGAAGTGCTGATCAGGCTTTGGAAATATTCGAGAAGCTCATTAAAACAGGATGCCCCTCAAACGTTAGTACATACAACACAATGATCAGTGGGCTATGGAGTAGAGGGGACAGGTTGAAAGCTTTGGGATTGGTCTCACAAATGGTCAGTGAAGGAATTGACCCTGATGGAATCACTTACAACACATTAATATCGTATCTTTGTAGGGATGGAATGGTGAATGAAGCTATAGGGCTGTTACGAGACATGGAGGATGCAGGGTTCTTGCCCACAGTTATAAGTTATAATACAGTGCTTCTTGGGTTGTGTAAAGTACATAAGATTCACAAGGCCATTGATATACTAGCAGAAATGGTGGAGAAGGGGTGTAAGCCAAATGAAAATAGTTACATTTTACTGATTGAAGGTATGGGCTATGCTGGATGGAGAACTGAGGCTTTGGAGTTAGCAAATGTACTTCTTGATAGGGAATTTATTTCGAAATATGCCTTCAGACGCTTGAACAGAATTTTTCCCATGCTTTATGTATACAAAGAACTCACAAATTTTTAA